From a single Rutidosis leptorrhynchoides isolate AG116_Rl617_1_P2 chromosome 5, CSIRO_AGI_Rlap_v1, whole genome shotgun sequence genomic region:
- the LOC139850538 gene encoding probable prolyl 4-hydroxylase 10 has product MASKSKLYPRNSSRKSSSSFLFSALVICSFFVLILLAFIILSIPKPSSDSPKAHEVNSIIHHSAFVDGKENGGERNDQWVEVISWEPRAVIYHNFLSQNECEHLINLAKPHMEKSTVVDNDTGKSKDSRVRTSSGTFLARGRDETISNIEKRIADFTFLPVENGEGLQVLHYEVGQKYEPHYDYFLDQFNTKNGGQRIATVLMYLSDVEEGGETVFPAAKGNISDVPWWNELSECGKEGLSVKPRMGDALLFWSMKPDASLDSSSLHGGCPVIKGNKWSSTKWIHVDEFKV; this is encoded by the exons ATGGCATCCAAAAGTAAACTTTACCCACGAAATTCATCTCGAaagtcatcatcatcattcctGTTTTCAGCTCTAGTCATATGTTCATTTTTCGTGTTAATCCTTCTTGCTTTTATAATCCTTTCGATCCCAAAACCCTCATCGGATTCACCAAAAGCTCATGAAGTCAACTCTATTATTCATCATTCTGCTTTTGTTGATGG CAAAGAGAATGGAGGTGAAAGAAATGATCAATGGGTTGAAGTGATCTCATGGGAGCCTAGAGCTGTTATTTATCATAACTTTTTG TCCCAGAATGAATGCGAACATCTGATTAATCTTGCTAAACCTCATATGGAGAAGTCAACTGTTGTCGATAACGATACTGGAAAGAGCAAAGATAGTCG GGTGCGTACAAGTTCTGGAACATTTCTGGCCAGAGGGCGTGATGAAACAATCAGTAACATCGAAAAGAGGATTGCAGATTTCACCTTCTTGCCTGTAG AAAATGGGGAAGGGCTGCAAGTTTTACACTATGAAGTTGGGCAGAAATACGAACCTCATTATGACTACTTTCTTGATCAGTTTAATACCAAGAACGGTGGTCAAAGAATTGCTACAGTTTTAATGTACCT TTCAGATGTTGAAGAAGGTGGTGAGACGGTTTTTCCGGCTGCAAAGGGAAATATTAGTGATGTGCCTTGGTGGAACGAGTTATCTGAATGTGGAAAAGAAGGGCTATCGGTTAAGCCTCGAATGGGGGACGCGTTGCTTTTTTGGAGCATGAAACCCGATGCATCTCTAGACTCTTCAAGTTTACATG GTGGCTGCCCTGTTATTAAGGGGAATAAATGGTCCTCTACAAAATGGATTCATGTTGATGAGTTTAAGGTCTAA